Proteins from a genomic interval of Corynebacterium freiburgense:
- a CDS encoding GntR family transcriptional regulator, translating to MDEATAPLFRQIATFIEDSIVDGSLSEGARAPSTNDLAVFHQINPATARKGLGLLVDIGVLEKKRGIGMFVTQGAKKAIVSRRREEFAAGYLAPLIDEAVRLDMDRAELHSFIDRVAESRGMYQ from the coding sequence ATGGATGAAGCTACAGCACCACTGTTTCGCCAAATTGCAACTTTTATCGAAGATTCAATCGTTGATGGCTCATTATCTGAGGGTGCACGTGCACCTTCGACAAATGATCTAGCTGTGTTTCACCAAATTAATCCAGCCACGGCGCGAAAAGGTTTGGGCCTATTGGTAGATATAGGAGTCTTGGAAAAGAAACGCGGTATTGGAATGTTTGTAACCCAGGGGGCCAAGAAAGCAATTGTTTCACGACGCCGTGAAGAGTTTGCGGCTGGATATTTAGCACCGCTCATTGATGAAGCGGTACGGCTAGACATGGATAGGGCAGAGCTTCATTCATTTATCGACCGAGTGGCAGAAAGCCGAGGAATGTATCAGTAG
- a CDS encoding NYN domain-containing protein yields the protein MLERTTVFVDTSYLLASFYNSWETGARAQLEIDLPEVVNVLGTMIHEQLGQPIQRQLWYDGIPESGPHRYQRALRTCDGVQLRAGQLIEWGERRTQKAVDTRLVADMVLAGVRGTCSDIVLVSGDADMIPGVQEATAAGVRVHLYGFGWDSMSSALRHACDSTTILDPREDFADCMQLQVLEGPLPPTVRCKPVGDIEPDEEAGPTSVPEFIASEFSISEQERIVVSNHTASIQSNTEGDYQPIPPEAMEVETEEEDHLSAVEAELQTAITHSHSSENTIADSANTQDTVTTETSAEAQVAFTEASSTELATPVESAKQATEPPANGGTPTSQDFNEAEVDPAPRPSPASIPKSTSRPNPSMMAPRRKLRSRYVPLPNEVWASAGVQTPFDVGQQYASWWYENAASNEQRDKAHLLSGGGLPPEIDRPLLQFACETLHEYTLSESQRVSLRDGFHSGIRGVLINLTNRKNPS from the coding sequence ATGCTTGAGCGCACAACTGTCTTCGTTGACACCTCTTATCTTCTTGCGAGTTTTTATAATTCATGGGAAACAGGAGCTCGTGCACAATTAGAAATCGATCTACCAGAGGTAGTAAATGTTCTTGGCACTATGATCCATGAACAATTAGGCCAACCAATACAGCGACAACTTTGGTATGACGGCATCCCGGAATCCGGGCCACACCGATATCAGCGGGCGCTTCGAACCTGCGATGGTGTTCAACTACGTGCAGGTCAACTCATAGAATGGGGAGAACGCCGCACGCAAAAAGCCGTGGATACTCGTCTGGTGGCTGATATGGTGCTGGCCGGCGTGAGGGGCACATGCTCAGATATTGTTCTTGTTTCTGGTGACGCAGATATGATCCCTGGCGTTCAAGAAGCAACAGCTGCGGGTGTCCGCGTGCATCTGTATGGCTTTGGGTGGGACTCCATGTCGTCAGCCCTTCGGCACGCTTGCGATTCCACAACAATCCTCGACCCTCGCGAAGACTTCGCTGACTGTATGCAACTTCAAGTACTGGAGGGCCCTCTTCCGCCCACAGTGCGATGTAAGCCGGTCGGTGATATTGAACCTGATGAAGAAGCAGGTCCTACATCAGTACCTGAGTTTATCGCATCCGAATTCTCTATCTCTGAACAAGAACGAATTGTTGTAAGTAACCATACAGCTTCTATTCAAAGCAATACAGAAGGTGATTATCAGCCAATTCCTCCAGAGGCAATGGAAGTTGAAACCGAAGAAGAAGATCACCTTTCAGCAGTAGAAGCCGAGCTACAAACGGCAATAACACACTCGCACTCATCTGAAAACACGATAGCTGACTCAGCGAACACCCAAGATACCGTTACTACCGAAACCAGTGCCGAAGCACAGGTTGCTTTTACAGAAGCCAGTTCTACAGAACTTGCTACACCAGTCGAATCCGCCAAGCAAGCAACTGAGCCACCAGCAAATGGGGGAACACCAACATCTCAGGACTTTAATGAAGCGGAAGTCGATCCTGCACCTAGGCCATCACCTGCTTCAATACCTAAATCAACGTCTCGGCCAAATCCCTCAATGATGGCTCCTCGCCGAAAGCTTCGCTCCCGCTATGTCCCTCTTCCCAACGAGGTTTGGGCATCTGCTGGTGTGCAGACCCCATTTGATGTCGGGCAGCAATACGCTTCCTGGTGGTATGAAAATGCTGCATCGAATGAACAGCGCGATAAAGCCCATTTACTTTCCGGAGGTGGACTACCACCTGAAATAGACCGCCCGCTCCTCCAATTTGCTTGTGAAACACTCCACGAATACACATTGTCAGAATCCCAACGTGTGAGCCTTCGTGATGGTTTTCACTCCGGTATTCGCGGGGTCTTAATTAACCTTACAAACCGTAAAAACCCATCATAA
- a CDS encoding PspA/IM30 family protein has translation MANPFSKGWKYLTASLDHAIDENADPKIQLQQAANEAKRQHKTIVEHAAVLLGDRRQWEMKLHRLQEEQKKLEGQARAAISAGDNQVAEIYATQLVTVEQQLQDAKTMHAQAVDAATKAQQMVKESELRLQDQMAQFTQLQAQADQAAMQQANVQAMGTMESMAARPDASVPTLDAVREKIERRYANALGAQELAENSVSDRMQEIAAGRSDFQASARLDEIRAQLAAEKTAELEAGTQNDAAEAHTPETSNETSATTDTVEETGQVQPENSNGSADRNSSDTVDAEIDHEPDHGASERTPTADWESGRIPKNERPTF, from the coding sequence ATGGCAAATCCATTTAGCAAAGGTTGGAAATACCTCACCGCGTCACTTGATCACGCTATTGATGAAAACGCTGATCCGAAAATTCAGCTCCAGCAAGCGGCGAATGAAGCGAAAAGACAGCATAAAACAATAGTTGAACATGCTGCGGTCTTGCTTGGAGATCGACGACAGTGGGAAATGAAGCTTCACCGGCTGCAGGAAGAGCAAAAGAAACTAGAAGGCCAAGCTCGCGCCGCAATTAGTGCGGGTGATAACCAAGTAGCAGAAATCTATGCCACCCAATTGGTGACTGTTGAGCAACAATTGCAAGACGCAAAGACCATGCATGCGCAAGCAGTCGACGCGGCGACTAAAGCGCAACAAATGGTGAAGGAATCTGAATTGCGTTTACAAGATCAGATGGCGCAATTCACCCAATTGCAGGCTCAAGCGGACCAGGCTGCCATGCAGCAAGCAAATGTACAGGCTATGGGCACTATGGAAAGTATGGCAGCCCGTCCAGATGCAAGTGTGCCCACCCTAGACGCAGTACGCGAAAAAATCGAACGACGATACGCCAATGCACTTGGTGCTCAAGAACTCGCCGAGAACTCTGTTTCCGACCGAATGCAGGAAATTGCCGCTGGCCGGAGTGACTTCCAAGCAAGCGCGCGCCTAGATGAAATCCGAGCTCAACTTGCGGCGGAGAAAACCGCCGAATTGGAGGCTGGTACGCAAAACGACGCTGCAGAAGCACATACACCAGAAACTTCAAATGAGACCTCTGCCACTACAGACACCGTTGAAGAAACAGGACAAGTGCAGCCAGAAAACTCGAACGGCAGTGCTGATCGGAATAGCAGCGATACAGTAGATGCGGAAATTGATCACGAGCCTGATCATGGTGCCAGTGAGCGTACTCCCACCGCAGATTGGGAATCAGGCCGAATTCCTAAAAACGAACGCCCAACATTCTAA
- the trxA gene encoding thioredoxin, whose amino-acid sequence MATIDITDETFESVVSQDGIVLLDCWAEWCGPCQRFGPIFEKVSEAHPDMVFAKLDTEANQGIAAALQIQSIPTLMIFRDGIMVFREAGALPAPALEDLIGQVQALDMEDVRRQIAEQQNNQ is encoded by the coding sequence ATGGCCACAATTGATATCACCGACGAGACATTTGAATCTGTTGTTTCACAAGATGGAATCGTACTTCTAGACTGCTGGGCTGAATGGTGCGGCCCATGTCAGCGCTTTGGCCCTATCTTTGAAAAAGTATCCGAAGCCCATCCAGACATGGTGTTTGCAAAACTAGACACCGAGGCGAATCAAGGCATTGCAGCTGCCCTGCAAATCCAATCAATTCCAACGCTTATGATTTTCCGGGATGGCATCATGGTATTCCGCGAAGCAGGCGCGCTTCCAGCGCCAGCACTGGAGGACCTTATCGGACAGGTTCAAGCACTCGATATGGAGGATGTCCGCCGCCAAATCGCAGAACAGCAAAACAACCAATAA
- a CDS encoding heavy-metal-associated domain-containing protein — translation MTTKTYTVSGMTCGHCAQAVKEEISALAGIEGVEVDVAAGTVSVSGADFTDAAISEAVEEAGYTVVS, via the coding sequence ATGACCACGAAAACATACACAGTTTCTGGAATGACCTGCGGACATTGCGCGCAAGCCGTGAAGGAAGAAATTTCTGCATTGGCTGGCATTGAAGGCGTTGAAGTTGATGTAGCAGCAGGTACCGTTTCGGTATCTGGCGCTGATTTCACTGACGCAGCAATATCGGAAGCCGTAGAGGAAGCTGGCTACACCGTAGTAAGCTAA
- a CDS encoding heavy metal translocating P-type ATPase encodes MTCTSCSSRVERKLNKLAGVQATVNFATETAAIDFDPEVSSQDQLVQTIQKTGYGAFVLGNQEDSIEEAPQELPSVDQARLQELAELKQRFIVSALLGVPVMVLSMVPALQFDFWQWACLTLAAPVFVWGGWPFHKATWANLRHGAFTMDTLISLGTTAAFLWSLVALFVGGAGEKGMIMHFSLTAHASGGLHDIYLDTATMVIVFLLLGRWLEARAKGQSSEALRALLDLGAKDVAVLIDDRETRRPISALRVDDLFVVRPGEKIATDGVVVAGASAIDESMLTGESIPVEVQEGSAVTGATLNTSGRLVVRATRIGQDTKLAQIAQLVTQAQAQKAPVQRLVDSIAQIFVPVVIIAAILTLIGHLFVQNSVSGAFAAAVAVLIIACPCALGLATPTALLVGTGRGAQLGLLIKGPEVLESTRRADTVVLDKTGTVTTGVMSVAEVRTFAGFSEQEVLDAAASVEAASEHPIARAIVSAGSPSPVHDFRNEPGVGVHGVVDKRQVSVTRSTERIDAATTVAVTINNTPAGIIAVRDTVKETSAEAIRQLKSLGLKPILLTGDNKQVAETVAAEVGITEVIAEVLPEDKVTKVSELQNKGRIVAMVGDGVNDAAALAQADLGLAMGAGTDVAIEASDITLMNNDLRSASKAIQLSRATLSTIKGNLFWAFAYNVVLIPVAALGLLNPMLAGAAMAASSVFVVTNSLRLRRFS; translated from the coding sequence ATGACATGTACATCCTGTTCATCACGGGTAGAACGCAAGCTAAATAAACTGGCTGGCGTCCAGGCCACTGTGAATTTTGCTACCGAGACCGCTGCGATTGATTTTGACCCTGAAGTTAGTTCACAGGATCAGTTGGTACAAACAATTCAAAAGACTGGCTATGGGGCTTTTGTATTAGGGAATCAAGAAGACTCGATCGAGGAGGCCCCTCAAGAATTACCGTCGGTTGATCAAGCGCGCCTTCAAGAACTTGCAGAACTAAAGCAACGTTTTATTGTCTCCGCTCTGCTCGGCGTCCCTGTAATGGTGCTTTCCATGGTGCCCGCCCTGCAATTCGATTTCTGGCAGTGGGCTTGCTTGACCTTAGCTGCACCTGTTTTCGTTTGGGGTGGATGGCCGTTCCATAAAGCGACGTGGGCTAATCTTCGCCATGGGGCATTCACTATGGACACGTTGATTTCTTTGGGTACAACGGCAGCTTTTTTGTGGTCTTTGGTCGCTTTGTTTGTCGGTGGCGCGGGGGAGAAGGGCATGATTATGCACTTCAGTTTGACCGCGCATGCAAGTGGTGGGCTACATGATATTTACTTGGATACGGCCACAATGGTGATCGTATTTTTGCTGCTTGGACGCTGGCTTGAGGCACGGGCTAAGGGGCAGTCTTCAGAGGCATTGCGCGCATTATTGGATTTAGGCGCGAAAGATGTCGCTGTACTTATCGACGATCGTGAGACTCGCCGTCCAATTTCAGCATTACGGGTTGATGATCTTTTTGTAGTTCGACCAGGAGAAAAGATCGCTACAGATGGAGTAGTGGTTGCAGGGGCTTCAGCTATCGATGAATCAATGCTCACCGGTGAATCTATTCCTGTAGAGGTTCAGGAGGGTTCGGCGGTGACTGGAGCAACATTGAATACTTCTGGACGACTTGTTGTTCGTGCTACCCGAATCGGACAAGACACAAAGCTTGCACAAATTGCCCAGTTAGTTACTCAGGCTCAGGCTCAAAAAGCTCCGGTTCAGCGGCTTGTAGATTCGATTGCACAGATTTTTGTCCCCGTGGTGATAATCGCTGCGATTCTTACACTTATTGGTCATTTGTTTGTGCAGAATTCAGTGAGTGGTGCTTTTGCTGCTGCGGTTGCGGTTTTAATCATTGCGTGTCCGTGTGCATTAGGTTTGGCTACTCCTACAGCGTTATTGGTGGGCACGGGTCGTGGTGCTCAGCTTGGTTTATTAATCAAAGGCCCTGAGGTTTTAGAGTCCACACGTCGGGCAGACACCGTTGTGTTGGATAAGACGGGGACGGTCACTACTGGGGTCATGTCAGTGGCTGAGGTTCGAACTTTTGCTGGTTTTTCGGAGCAAGAGGTTTTGGATGCTGCAGCAAGCGTTGAGGCTGCTAGCGAGCATCCTATTGCGCGTGCGATTGTGTCTGCGGGTTCACCGTCGCCAGTGCATGATTTCCGTAACGAGCCTGGGGTAGGCGTGCACGGGGTCGTCGATAAGCGGCAAGTATCTGTGACCCGCTCAACTGAGCGTATCGACGCCGCGACCACAGTTGCGGTAACAATAAACAACACCCCAGCTGGGATTATTGCAGTTCGCGATACCGTAAAGGAAACCTCCGCTGAAGCTATTCGGCAACTTAAATCCTTGGGTCTTAAGCCCATTCTCCTGACTGGAGATAATAAGCAAGTGGCAGAAACAGTAGCCGCCGAAGTTGGCATCACAGAAGTAATTGCAGAGGTGCTTCCTGAAGACAAAGTAACCAAAGTTTCTGAACTTCAGAATAAAGGTCGCATTGTAGCCATGGTGGGCGATGGAGTGAACGATGCCGCCGCACTTGCCCAAGCAGACCTCGGACTTGCCATGGGCGCTGGCACCGATGTTGCTATCGAAGCCTCAGATATCACGCTAATGAACAATGATCTCCGTTCAGCAAGCAAAGCAATCCAGCTTTCCCGCGCAACCTTATCCACCATTAAAGGCAACCTATTCTGGGCTTTTGCCTACAATGTTGTGCTAATCCCAGTGGCTGCCCTCGGTTTACTTAACCCAATGCTTGCAGGTGCAGCAATGGCGGCGTCATCAGTGTTTGTGGTAACAAACTCACTCCGGCTACGCCGCTTTTCATAA
- a CDS encoding cation:proton antiporter: MEALLVIMGVLLATMIVVAIGDRIGLPWPVLLTLVAAATMVLPGIPSLHIPPELILPIFIPPLLWALARRTSWAQIREQRATLLSLSVFLVFATTAVVAGTAMWLLPSLGVAGAIILGAALAPPDPVAVDAVAEPAGVPRRLTSTLQTEGLFNDAASIVAFHVALGALTLGEDLTLRRGVSEFLYSATVAALLGLVIGFCSAKLTDWMHSTVARNALTWVIPFLTYVVAEEFHASGVIAIVIAAVEMNSRVSVDAEDRLTGHAFWETIELLFTGVAFGLIGLSVRDAVLEVGAELWHAVFVGVVLSVVLIMVRFAWMWVFWKFNIAKGRKNVAPLRLQEVLLLTWAGMRGLVTLALVLSIPSGSVPMHHELAVIALVVLLITMVVPGLTLPWLMRQLSLDRGPDASGDLARAELSKRAHHAATDVLHRYTDELPAGVVASFQEWLARETGTEHVDILDDARFSELRRRAAHVRAEALAAAQQELLKARQEPGIDPAVVDEVLHTVDKMIVASRRH, from the coding sequence ATGGAAGCACTCCTAGTGATTATGGGAGTTTTGCTTGCAACAATGATTGTTGTGGCTATCGGTGATCGCATTGGTTTGCCTTGGCCGGTTCTTTTAACACTTGTGGCTGCGGCAACTATGGTTTTGCCTGGTATTCCGAGTTTGCATATTCCTCCCGAGTTAATTCTGCCTATTTTTATTCCACCGCTATTGTGGGCTTTGGCGCGTCGTACCAGTTGGGCTCAGATTCGTGAGCAGCGTGCAACATTGTTGAGCCTTTCGGTGTTTTTGGTGTTTGCTACCACTGCGGTAGTTGCGGGTACAGCAATGTGGTTGTTGCCTTCCTTGGGGGTAGCTGGCGCGATTATTCTTGGTGCCGCTCTTGCACCCCCAGATCCGGTTGCAGTGGATGCCGTCGCTGAACCAGCCGGTGTCCCCAGGCGATTGACCTCAACATTGCAAACTGAGGGGTTGTTTAATGATGCTGCGTCTATTGTGGCTTTTCACGTCGCTTTGGGGGCGTTAACGTTGGGTGAGGACCTAACGCTTCGGAGAGGCGTTTCGGAGTTTTTGTATTCTGCTACGGTAGCAGCGCTTTTGGGCTTGGTTATCGGCTTTTGTTCGGCGAAACTTACAGATTGGATGCATTCAACAGTTGCTCGGAACGCATTGACTTGGGTTATTCCATTCTTGACATATGTGGTGGCCGAAGAATTTCATGCTTCAGGTGTGATTGCTATTGTGATTGCGGCTGTAGAGATGAATTCTCGAGTGAGCGTGGATGCCGAAGATCGGCTTACTGGTCATGCGTTCTGGGAAACCATTGAATTGTTGTTTACCGGTGTTGCCTTTGGATTAATTGGGCTTTCGGTTCGGGATGCTGTGCTTGAAGTTGGGGCAGAGCTTTGGCATGCGGTGTTTGTTGGAGTGGTGTTATCGGTTGTTTTGATTATGGTGCGTTTTGCCTGGATGTGGGTATTTTGGAAGTTTAATATTGCCAAAGGGCGGAAAAATGTTGCACCGTTGCGTTTGCAAGAAGTGTTGTTGCTTACATGGGCAGGAATGCGTGGGCTAGTGACATTGGCATTGGTGCTTTCTATTCCTTCGGGGTCCGTGCCGATGCATCACGAGTTGGCAGTAATTGCTTTGGTTGTGCTTCTCATTACAATGGTGGTGCCAGGGCTGACATTGCCTTGGTTAATGCGGCAATTAAGTCTGGATCGTGGACCTGATGCTTCTGGGGATTTGGCACGTGCGGAATTGTCTAAGCGTGCGCATCACGCCGCTACTGATGTGCTGCACCGCTATACGGATGAATTACCGGCAGGTGTTGTAGCAAGTTTTCAGGAATGGTTAGCTCGTGAAACTGGTACTGAACACGTAGATATCCTTGATGATGCGCGTTTTAGTGAGTTACGACGCCGCGCAGCTCACGTTCGCGCGGAAGCTCTGGCGGCCGCGCAGCAAGAGTTACTAAAAGCTAGACAGGAACCAGGTATCGATCCTGCCGTTGTAGATGAAGTTCTGCATACTGTTGACAAGATGATTGTGGCTTCGCGGCGTCATTAA
- a CDS encoding MFS transporter, protein MMPVWLRVALGLFAIAFGANIFAPLLPVYQRLDGLSATQVTWIFAIYVGGLVPALLIGGPLSDRKGRRALIRPALVCSAIGSIVIIAGGVGPNWLLSLGRFIAGAGVGFVMAAGAAWLKQVSTDSAQAGARRATIALSAGFGGGPLVGGLIAEWIPNPDIWPFLFHLTLLVLVIPLVWNAPSPPVITTADRKFFPKTAFSPRFIWTVAAWAPWVFGTATISFATLTSLVASTTPAPIAYTGAIGAVTMLTGVAIQPLATRLGNGYVPPAIVGLSTATIGLLLGAGVAATLNPWLLIPTAIFLGASYGTMMVSGLREVEQIAPPNELGALIAVFYSLTYVGFFAPFALSILGPWLGYSTCLIFGACVTAASIVPVARVVRKAVE, encoded by the coding sequence ATGATGCCAGTCTGGTTACGTGTTGCACTTGGGCTATTTGCAATCGCCTTTGGCGCCAATATATTCGCGCCTCTTTTGCCCGTATACCAACGTCTCGATGGCCTTAGTGCTACCCAGGTCACATGGATTTTTGCCATATACGTAGGCGGTTTAGTCCCAGCATTGCTGATTGGCGGCCCGCTTTCAGATAGGAAAGGCCGGCGAGCTTTAATCCGACCCGCACTAGTCTGTTCAGCAATCGGATCAATTGTCATTATTGCTGGGGGAGTAGGCCCCAATTGGCTACTCTCATTAGGGCGCTTTATCGCTGGAGCAGGCGTTGGATTTGTTATGGCCGCAGGAGCAGCATGGCTGAAACAAGTATCCACTGACTCAGCCCAAGCAGGCGCACGACGCGCAACAATCGCACTTTCCGCAGGATTTGGCGGCGGACCATTGGTTGGCGGTTTGATTGCAGAATGGATACCCAATCCAGATATCTGGCCCTTCCTTTTCCATCTCACGCTATTGGTTCTTGTAATACCGCTCGTATGGAACGCCCCTTCACCACCAGTCATCACTACAGCAGACCGGAAATTCTTCCCAAAAACAGCCTTTTCACCGCGATTTATTTGGACAGTTGCGGCATGGGCTCCTTGGGTCTTTGGCACAGCGACAATTTCTTTTGCCACACTGACATCCTTGGTTGCCAGCACCACGCCCGCCCCAATTGCCTACACTGGTGCAATAGGTGCGGTAACCATGCTGACAGGTGTTGCTATCCAACCATTAGCCACAAGACTAGGCAATGGGTACGTACCACCAGCGATCGTAGGATTAAGTACAGCGACAATCGGATTACTGCTAGGTGCTGGGGTAGCAGCAACACTCAACCCCTGGCTACTTATACCCACCGCTATCTTCCTAGGGGCAAGCTACGGCACAATGATGGTTTCCGGACTACGTGAAGTAGAACAGATCGCTCCACCTAATGAACTCGGAGCACTCATTGCGGTGTTCTATTCACTAACCTATGTGGGTTTCTTTGCACCATTTGCGCTATCTATTCTAGGGCCCTGGCTTGGTTACAGCACGTGCCTTATCTTTGGCGCATGTGTCACAGCTGCATCGATCGTCCCAGTGGCGCGCGTAGTACGCAAAGCAGTTGAATAG
- the dnaB gene encoding replicative DNA helicase, which produces MNASFDDGYLNPAGSYNDYPAPQAMGFEQGGIYPQSDYDLPTPAFSRDLSQQRPPKTQQSFQPGGPEHPPNRDFGRQPPHDNEAEQGVLGAMLLSPSAITDIIETLTPEDFYRPAHQLIYKAILDLFSDNKEVDAVIVAGRLDRHNDLERIGGAPYLHTLVQVVPTAANARYYAEIVAEKAVLRRLVDAGTRIVQLGYEGTEGAEVETVVDMAQQEVFAIAQKRTTEDYSILADILQPTMDELDKIAAEGGLATGIPTGFADLDHLTNGFHGGQMIIVAARPGVGKSTIALDFMRSCSIKSGKASVIFSLEMSKVEIMFRLLSAETSIKLSDMRGGRMSDEDWARLATRAGEIEEAPLFIDDSPNLTMMEIRSKSRRLKQQYDLQMIVVDYLQLMSSGKRVESRQQEVSEFSRQLKLLAKELDVPLIAISQLNRGPESRTDKKPQVADLRESGSLEQDADMVMLLYRPDSQDQDSERLGEADIILAKHRGGPIGTVPVAHQLHYSRFVDLARG; this is translated from the coding sequence ATGAACGCCAGCTTCGACGATGGTTATCTTAATCCTGCGGGATCATACAACGATTACCCTGCTCCACAGGCTATGGGTTTTGAGCAGGGCGGAATCTACCCGCAATCAGACTACGATTTGCCCACTCCTGCGTTTTCCCGTGACCTGAGCCAGCAACGTCCCCCAAAAACGCAGCAATCGTTTCAACCAGGCGGCCCTGAGCATCCTCCAAATAGGGATTTTGGCAGGCAGCCTCCACACGATAATGAAGCTGAACAGGGTGTTTTAGGTGCAATGTTGCTGAGTCCTTCAGCGATTACGGATATCATCGAGACACTGACTCCAGAAGACTTTTACCGGCCTGCCCACCAGCTCATCTATAAAGCGATCCTTGATCTTTTTAGCGACAATAAAGAAGTCGATGCCGTTATTGTTGCTGGGCGTTTAGATCGCCACAATGACCTTGAACGAATTGGCGGCGCACCATACCTGCACACACTTGTACAGGTAGTGCCAACCGCCGCAAATGCCCGTTACTATGCGGAAATTGTTGCGGAAAAAGCTGTACTTCGCCGACTAGTGGATGCTGGAACACGGATTGTTCAACTTGGCTATGAAGGCACCGAGGGTGCGGAAGTTGAAACTGTTGTTGATATGGCACAGCAAGAAGTCTTTGCCATAGCGCAAAAGCGCACCACTGAGGATTATTCGATCCTTGCAGATATTCTGCAGCCAACCATGGATGAGCTGGATAAGATTGCAGCTGAAGGTGGTTTAGCAACAGGCATTCCCACAGGATTTGCGGACCTAGACCATTTGACCAATGGTTTTCATGGTGGCCAAATGATTATTGTTGCGGCGCGTCCGGGTGTGGGTAAATCTACTATTGCCTTGGATTTTATGCGTTCGTGCTCCATAAAGTCGGGGAAAGCTTCGGTGATTTTCTCTTTGGAAATGTCCAAAGTTGAAATTATGTTCCGGCTTTTGTCTGCGGAAACCTCGATTAAGCTTTCGGATATGCGTGGCGGTCGCATGAGCGACGAAGACTGGGCTAGATTAGCTACCCGTGCAGGTGAAATCGAAGAAGCACCACTGTTTATTGATGATTCGCCGAACTTGACCATGATGGAAATCCGCTCGAAATCGAGGCGGCTTAAACAGCAATATGACCTGCAAATGATTGTTGTGGATTACCTGCAGCTTATGAGTTCAGGGAAAAGAGTGGAATCCCGCCAGCAGGAAGTTTCGGAGTTTTCCCGTCAGTTGAAACTTTTGGCCAAAGAACTCGATGTTCCCCTTATAGCCATTTCGCAGTTGAACCGTGGTCCAGAATCCCGGACAGACAAAAAACCTCAAGTTGCTGATCTGCGTGAATCCGGTTCGCTCGAGCAGGATGCGGACATGGTGATGTTGCTCTACCGGCCAGATTCACAAGATCAAGATAGCGAGCGTCTCGGTGAAGCGGACATTATTTTGGCAAAGCACCGTGGTGGTCCGATTGGAACTGTCCCGGTAGCCCACCAATTGCACTACTCACGTTTTGTTGATTTGGCCCGTGGATAA
- the rplI gene encoding 50S ribosomal protein L9, whose protein sequence is MKLILTAAVDNLGVPGDIVEVKAGYGRNYLLPRGLAIPATRGAEKQVESIKRAQEARTIRDLDHAREVKAQLEALEGVTIAVRSAENGKLFGSVKADDIAVAVKKAGGPALDKRSIELPKAHVKSTGKYQVNVKLHENIAATVNFEVVAA, encoded by the coding sequence ATGAAGCTGATCCTCACCGCCGCCGTTGACAATCTCGGTGTCCCCGGCGACATCGTCGAGGTCAAGGCCGGCTACGGACGTAACTACCTGCTTCCACGCGGACTTGCAATTCCGGCAACCCGTGGTGCAGAAAAGCAGGTTGAAAGCATCAAGCGTGCTCAAGAAGCTCGTACTATTCGAGACCTTGACCACGCCCGCGAAGTGAAAGCTCAACTTGAAGCACTGGAAGGCGTAACCATTGCGGTTCGCTCCGCTGAAAATGGCAAACTCTTTGGTTCTGTAAAAGCTGACGACATCGCTGTAGCTGTAAAGAAAGCTGGCGGTCCCGCTTTAGATAAACGCTCCATCGAGCTTCCAAAAGCTCATGTAAAGAGCACCGGCAAGTATCAGGTCAACGTAAAGCTGCACGAAAATATCGCAGCTACGGTGAACTTTGAGGTCGTCGCTGCCTAA